In one window of Gossypium arboreum isolate Shixiya-1 chromosome 4, ASM2569848v2, whole genome shotgun sequence DNA:
- the LOC108459358 gene encoding protein phosphatase 1 regulatory subunit INH3-like yields the protein MVRPTAIGTTNRSSSAMSSMTTTVTIENTLGASSSSSQPQEALVLELRPRKKKVTWKEGTVDNEFMNKKSSKICCIYHKEKPFDEDDSDDDGHDHHHHHHPSNGHDSSKDGCRPSSSSSA from the coding sequence ATGGTTCGACCGACGGCGATAGGCACCACGAACAGATCGTCATCAGCGATGTCATCCATGACAACCACCGTGACGATCGAGAACACCTTGGGCGCGTCCTCCTCGTCGTCGCAGCCTCAAGAAGCCCTCGTCCTCGAACTCCGCCCTAGGAAGAAGAAAGTTACGTGGAAAGAAGGCACCGTGGACAACGAATTCAtgaacaagaagagttccaagaTCTGTTGTATTTACCATAAAGAAAAGCCCTTCGACGAAGACGACAGTGATGACGACGGACATGACCATCATCATCACCATCATCCATCCAACGGACATGATTCCTCCAAGGATGGCTGCAGGCCCAGCAGCAGCTCCAGCGCCTGA